From Debaryomyces hansenii CBS767 chromosome C complete sequence, a single genomic window includes:
- a CDS encoding DEHA2C16786p (similar to uniprot|Q12339 Saccharomyces cerevisiae YOR004w) — protein sequence MRQKRAKAYKKQMNVYLHTFKFREPFQTIVDDEIILNCEKASFDIAKGLNRTIQGETKPMITQCSIEALYKTNNQDAISIAKSFERRRCNHPPSNPIPSSECIRSIVDINGENKHRYLVATQDKSLRNKLSRVPGVPLIYMNRSVMVMEPMSEATTTYSNSVERKKLTGGLNDSKVGKVDKHEKLKTEGIEGTEGAPTKKRKGPKEPNPLSMKKKKATNTDTKSNQDSKDNLEPKTKRRRKHKSSSERTAVSEEPNANSSNSSESDKVTQE from the coding sequence ATGAGACAAAAGAGAGCTAAGGCTTACAAGAAACAGATGAATGTATACTTACatactttcaaattcagaGAACCTTTTCAAACTATCGTTGACgatgaaataattttgaattgtgAAAAGGCATCCTTTGATATTGCTAAGGGATTGAACCGTACCATACAAGGGGAAACAAAACCAATGATAACGCAATGTTCGATTGAGGCATTGTATAAGACAAATAATCAAGATGCGATTAGTATTGCTAAGCTGTTTGAAAGAAGACGTTGTAACCATCCACCTTCCAATCCTATCCCATCATCAGAATGTATTAGATCTATAGTCGATATTAATGGCGAGAATAAGCATAGGTACTTAGTAGCTACACAAGATAAGCTGTTGAGAAACAAATTGAGCAGGGTTCCTGGTGTACCCTTGATTTATATGAATAGATCTGTAATGGTCATGGAACCTATGTCTGAGGCCACTACAACCTATTCTAATTCTGTTGAACGTAAAAAGTTAACTGGTGGCTTGAACGATCTGAAAGTTGGGAAAGTTGATAAGCACGAAAAGCTTAAAACTGAAGGAATAGAAGGAACAGAAGGTGCACCTACGAAAAAAAGAAAGGGGCCAAAAGAACCAAATCCTCTTAGcatgaagaaaaagaaagctACCAATACAGACACTAAGTCCAACCAAGATAGCAAAGATAATTTGGAGccaaaaacaaaaagaagaagaaaacataAGAGTTCTTCTGAAAGAACTGCAGTTTCAGAGGAGCCTAATGCCAactcttcaaattcatctgAATCTGATAAAGTCACCCAAGAATAG
- a CDS encoding DEHA2C16808p (highly similar to uniprot|Q5YBA3 Candida albicans OPT1 Oligopeptide transporter), with protein MEKLKNALSKDHGIEIESKNVNEIESAEEHVLMASKSQEFDPVTSRLEEVILDDDYAAVTVEDDSPYAEVRASVPSSDDADLPQNTIRMWILGMILNTIGSALNLLFSLHSPQIILTTLVTSLLAWPIGMAWARFIPNIKIFGTPLNPGPFNIKEHTIIVIMANVSFGGGAAYATDILLSQNKFYEQDFGWGFDLLAIWSTQCIGFALGGLARRVLVYPASMIWPQNLVTVTFLTNLHVNSNHVADGWKISRLYFFALIGICSFLWYWFPNYIFQALSWFAFPTWIAPKNVIVNQVFGANTGLGLIPITFDWNQISGYIGSPLIPPASAIATILLSMVTIFWIIVPAIHYSNTWYAQYLPISSSGSYDRYGSNYNVSRIINKDTLSFNEKSYKNYSPLFLSTTFAISYGLSFAAMFATLVHTVLFHGKDIMRQLKQKEKPDVHMRLMRQNYKDVPEWWFLIVFLVFFGISIVTIRCWNTEMPVYALIVALLIAVLFLLPVGVIFALTNIGVGLNVVTEFIIGYMVPGKPLAMMFFKTYGYITNNQAITFVQDMKLGHYMKVAPRLLFAAQFIASIWGSLVQVAVLRWSYGNIPNLCEADQANNYTCPNGKVFFNASIIWGVIGPERQFSQGQIYYGLLFFFIIGALLPLMNWLILKKWPNSPIRWLNWPVFFSGTGYIPPATPYNYSAYCAVGLTFGYWIKRRWFHWWSKYNYSLSAGLDIGMAWSSVIIFLTISLTKTSAPNWWGNNVIETTMDMTSTAIRQPLAEGEWFGPSSW; from the coding sequence ATGGAAAAACTCAAAAACGCATTATCCAAGGATCATGGCATAGAGATCGAGAGCAAGAACGTCAACGAAATCGAGTCGGCTGAAGAGCATGTATTAATGGCATCAAAATCTCAGGAGTTTGACCCCGTTACTTCCAGACTTGAGGAGGTTATTCTTGATGACGACTATGCTGCAGTTACGGTCGAAGATGATTCACCATACGCCGAAGTTAGAGCATCTGTTCCAAGTAGTGACGATGCCGACTTACCCCAGAATACAATTAGAATGTGGATTCTTGGTATGATATTAAATACCATTGGTTCTGCtttgaatttgttgttCTCACTTCACTCTCCACAGATCATTCTTACTACTCTTGTTACTTCCCTTCTCGCTTGGCCGATTGGTATGGCATGGGCAAGGTTCATaccaaatatcaaaatatttggtacACCATTAAATCCAGGTCCATTTAATATCAAGGAGCACactattattgttattatgGCAAACGTTTCGtttggtggtggtgctgCCTATGCAACTGATATTTTGTTGTCACAAAATAAGTTCTATGAACAAGATTTTGGATGGGGTTTCGACTTACTTGCAATCTGGTCTACCCAATGTATTGGGTTTGCATTGGGTGGTTTAGCTCGTAGAGTCTTGGTATACCCTGCTTCCATGATCTGGCCACAAAATTTAGTTACGGTTACCTTCTTAACTAATTTGCACGTTAACAGTAACCACGTCGCTGACGGCTGGAAAATCTCAagattatatttctttgcCTTAATTGGTATCTGTTCATTCCTTTGGTACTGgtttccaaattatattttcCAAGCATTATCCTGGTTTGCGTTTCCTACTTGGATAGCACCAAAAAATGTGATTGTTAACCAGGTATTTGGGGCCAATACCGGATTAGGATTAATTCCTATTACGTTTGATTGGAATCAGATATCAGGATATATCGGCTCCCCATTAATTCCACCAGCAAGTGCTATTGCaacaattcttctttcgaTGGTAACGATTTTCTGGATTATTGTCCCTGCAATACATTATTCTAACACATGGTATGCACAATACTTGCCAATTTCGAGTTCAGGCTCTTATGATAGATACGGGAGTAACTATAATGTTTCAagaattatcaacaaagaCACGTTAAGTTTTAATGAGAAGAGttataaaaattattctcCTCTTTTCTTATCGACTACATTTGCTATCTCATACGGTTTGTCCTTCGCAGCAATGTTTGCAACATTGGTTCACACGGTTTTATTCCATGGGAAAGATATCATGAGACAATTAAAGCAAAAGGAAAAGCCTGACGTTCATATGAGGTTGATGAGGCAAAATTATAAGGATGTACCTGAATGGTGGTTCCTTATTGTTTTCCTTGTCTTCTTCGGTATATCAATAGTTACCATCAGATGTTGGAATACTGAAATGCCCGTCTACGCATTAATTGTTGCCCTTTTGATTGCAGTTCTCTTCTTACTTCCAGTCGGTGTCATTTTCGCTTTGACTAACATTGGTGTTGGTTTAAACGTTGTCACAGAGTTCATTATTGGATACATGGTCCCCGGTAAGCCATTAGCCATGATGTTTTTCAAAACATACGGGTATATCACCAATAACCAAGCTATCACATTCGTGCAAGACATGAAGTTGGGACATTACATGAAGGTCGCTCCTCGTCTTTTATTCGCAGCACAATTTATTGCTAGTATATGGGGCTCATTAGTTCAAGTAGCCGTATTAAGATGGTCCTATGGTAACATCCCTAATTTGTGTGAAGCTGATCAGGCAAACAACTACACCTGCCCCAATGGTAAAGTATTCTTCAATGCGAGTATCATCTGGGGTGTTATTGGTCCTGAACGTCAATTCTCCCAGGGCCAGATTTACTACGGTttattgttctttttcatcattgGTGCCCTTTTGCCGCTCATGAACTGGCTTATCTTAAAAAAATGGCCAAATAGTCCTATAAGATGGTTGAACTGGCCCGTTTTCTTCTCCGGTACAGGCTATATCCCTCCTGCAACCCCTTATAACTACTCAGCCTATTGTGCAGTTGGCTTGACCTTCGGTTACTGGATTAAGAGAAGATGGTTCCATTGGTGGTCAAAATACAATTATTCCTTATCTGCCGGCTTAGATATTGGTATGGCTTGGTCCTCCGTCATCATCTTTTTGACAATTTCTTTAACTAAAACTAGTGCACCAAACTGGTGGGGTAATAACGTTATCGAAACCACAATGGACATGACAAGTACTGCAATCAGACAACCATTAGCAGAGGGTGAATGGTTTGGTCCATCTTCGTGGTAA
- a CDS encoding DEHA2C16874p (similar to uniprot|P53972 Saccharomyces cerevisiae YNL022c), whose product MKLYFEAEQFLSPYKGKGIGGSLQSRIFNEAKLVNSPKHIYALVYSTLKYKEHIQAIIRKSKIKQTLQTKKLKISDNLLLLVVHDLLFNSKGRIQSGKHPIKDAILQHKTRLQAEFTKLKLKYKAKSAEDLPTSVSSDDETPIRWFRVNTIKTTPEKFFQDHPFFAKLEPISSIEIKETGFIYTDDYIPNLYGIHPKEKLTSTAAYLKGEVIIQDRASCFPAHILNDDPSDNHIEIIDSCAAPGNKTTHCASYLPRSEDSVVYAFERDSNRVKVLKTMCEKATGIKYKNLIQITHADFTSTKPQDFPCVTGLVVDPSCSGSGIFGRAIEDAQSQEQEKEEIDTERLNRLAGFQFKIMKHALSFPKARKVVYSTCSIHPHENERVVVDLLMDKEIKASGWQLASRDIVISEWPKRGWKEEFTAVCGGNEEECEALAGGCVRATPKEDGGIGFFAACFIKKDISDEDSERQKVNKEENDIDEETEEQGEEWSGFD is encoded by the coding sequence atgaaaCTATACTTTGAAGCGGAGCAATTTTTGAGTCCTTATAAAGGAAAGGGTATAGGTGGAAGCTTGCAGTCTCGTATTTTTAATGAGGCGAAGTTAGTGAACTCTCCAAAACACATTTATGCATTGGTTTATTCTACTTTAAAGTATAAAGAACACATACAAGCGATTATTCGGAAGTCTAAAATAAAACAGACACTCCAaaccaagaaattgaaaatcaGTGATAACTTGTTGTTGCTTGTTGTGCATGACTTGTTGTTTAATTCTAAAGGTAGGATTCAACTGGGGAAACATCCTATTAAAGATGCTATCTTGCAGCATAAGACTAGATTACAGGCAGAGTTTACTAAActtaaattgaaatataagGCGAAGTCTGCGGAGGATTTACCGACTTCTGTATCTAGTGACGATGAGACACCTATTAGATGGTTCCGTGTGAACACCATTAAGACGACACCAGAGAAGTTTTTCCAGGACCATCCATTTTTTGCTAAGCTAGAGCCGATTAGTTCGATTGAGATTAAGGAAACGGGGTTTATATATACGGACGACTATATTCCTAATTTGTACGGTATCCATCCTAAGGAGAAGTTGACGTCCACTGCAGCGTACCTTAAGGGTGAAGTGATCATTCAAGACAGAGCCTCTTGTTTCCCTGCGCATATTCTTAACGATGACCCTTCAGATAACCATATCGAAATCATCGATTCATGTGCTGCGCCGGGGAACAAAACTACTCATTGTGCATCATATTTACCCAGATCAGAAGACTCTGTGGTGTATGCATTTGAACGGGATTCAAACCGTGTGAAGGTGCTAAAGACTATGTGCGAAAAAGCCACTGGAATCAAATATAAGAACTTGATTCAGATAACGCATGCTGATTTCACGTCCACAAAGCCGCAAGACTTTCCTTGCGTTACAGGCCTTGTAGTAGATCCATCATGTAGTGGATCGGGGATTTTTGGACGTGCTATAGAAGATGCACAACTgcaagaacaagaaaaggaagagaTCGATACCGAAAGACTTAATAGGTTGGCAGGGttccaattcaaaatcatgaAACACGCCTTGCTGTTTCCAAAAGCCAGAAAGGTTGTTTATTCCACCTGTTCAATTCACCCACATGAAAACGAAAGGGTTGTTGTTGACTTATTGATGGATAAGGAAATAAAAGCATCTGGGTGGCAGTTAGCTTCTAGAGACATTGTTATTTCAGAATGGCCCAAAAGAGGttggaaagaagaattcacCGCTGTATGTGGGGGGAACGAGGAAGAATGCGAAGCTTTAGCGGGCGGTTGTGTTAGAGCAACACCAAAGGAAGATGGAGGAATAGGATTCTTCGCGGCATGCTTTATTAAAAAAGATATATCCGACGAAGATTCCGAGAGACAGAAAGTaaataaagaagagaatgacatagatgaagaaaccGAAGAACAGGGCGAAGAATGGTCGGGATTTGATTAA
- a CDS encoding DEHA2C16764p (similar to uniprot|P53971 Saccharomyces cerevisiae YNL023c FAP1 Protein that binds to Fpr1p), translated as MEEKVTSQESSSRVTPELDEERNILNSVSNGVSSQNIHTQQNASDGLESLEEDTDDLDYTSSSDEYELEENDESLSTTIMHEIQEGTYTCLVCISEIDPFSKVWSCDNCYRVYDLECIKDWAIRGSSKDQSRKTWKCPSCNVETKKIPKKFSCWCGKSNNPAPNPLNPFSCGNPCNEPYANCIHNCSSVCHPGKHPVCGAIGPVMKCKCGKFERQLPCLITPYEHSWRCESPCDTVVCNLGHKCAIGECHSGFCGQCQEILKAKCYCGKEEMDIKCYNRAPMNCTTLSGDMSWIGESNCSNLTTVYYDCAIHFEEIECQPLPTTTKVCDFSPSNINTCYCGKTIVDSSRRTKCTDPVPECDSVCGKTLKCGCKCLLKCHSGECICYNIIEEKCSCENYSYLVPCQFLQQGYKPKCNHKCPVLLNCRKHVHKEVCCPYEQTALKRERVKKKAIRNRVRSNFNNDEELMTMEPIHICTRTCNRLKSCGEHYCEALCHSGTCGVCLESSNEDLVCHCGRTVIPAPVRCGTKITCHYQCVREKECGHSPEPHECHDDIVGCPKCTKLVSKECECGTKSDIPNILCSQKNVSCGTVCKVSKNCGHPCMRVCSSDCTKRNTHASSTLCQSACRKRRNICPHYCHLKCHYNKTGKSSRCDATVCSDPVTISCACGRIVRSVPCGSSLDEDTKIGTILECDEECEKKKKDIELREALDLSDDELSLLSDIPYSENLMNVYERQTTWCARIESTLRDFIVGYQNNNSEIEGALAFDKRLRQFPPMTTPQRAFIEDLASSYKLYTEQQDSGSNQSIFVVITESTELPELTISKAVLHKQEILLEASKADRLKQKDIDDALFNALIIQDVFFGIVKDELDKELNSVVDSFRIEDPTLQWMKESTYVFYSKSNFQTIDIKGENDLYLLMKSFRKVLREKSLAFDCKLCLLDDTANYILKIDEKNSHAPRVDDESIISEISMNGQNNRFNLLGESEPEESKEA; from the coding sequence TGGGGTCAGTctgcaaaatattcataCGCAGCAAAATGCCTCAGATGGATTGGAGTCACTAGAAGAAGATACAGATGACCTCGATTACACGTCGTCGTCAGATGAATATGAgcttgaagaaaatgatgagTCGTTATCCACAACTATAATGCATGAGATTCAAGAGGGAACATACACATGCTTGGTATGCATATCTGAAATAGATCCCTTCTCAAAAGTCTGGTCTTGTGATAACTGCTATCGTGTATACGACTTAGAGTGTATTAAGGATTGGGCAATTAGAGGGTCATCAAAAGATCAGTCGAGAAAAACTTGGAAGTGTCCTTCTTGTAATGTGGAAACGAAGAAAATACCTAAGAAGTTTTCTTGCTGGTGTGGAAAATCTAACAACCCGGCACCAAATCCTTTAAATCCTTTCAGTTGTGGTAACCCGTGCAACGAGCCATATGCTAATTGTATTCACAATTGTAGTTCTGTTTGCCACCCAGGCAAACATCCAGTTTGTGGTGCAATCGGACCGGTTATGAAATGTAAGTGTGGTAAGTTCGAAAGACAATTACCGTGCTTAATTACTCCTTATGAGCATAGTTGGAGATGTGAATCTCCTTGTGATACTGTCGTATGTAATTTGGGCCATAAGTGTGCAATTGGTGAATGTCATCTGGGTTTCTGTGGCCAATGTCAAGAAATTCTTAAAGCAAAATGTTACTGTGgcaaagaagaaatggatATCAAATGTTATAACCGTGCTCCAATGAACTGTACCACACTATCAGGAGATATGAGCTGGATTGGTGAAAGCAATTGTTCTAATTTAACAACTGTTTATTACGATTGTGCTATTCATTTTGAAGAGATTGAATGTCAACCGTTACCTACAACTACCAAAGTATGTGATTTTTCACCATCTAATATCAATACCTGTTATTGTGGAAAAACAATTGTAGATTCCTCGAGAAGAACAAAATGTACCGATCCAGTCCCAGAATGTGACTCAGTATGTGGCAAGACACTTAAATGTGGCTGTAAGTGTTTGTTAAAATGTCATTCGGGTGAATGTATTTGCTACAATATTATAGAGGAAAAATGCTCATGTGAAAACTATTCCTATTTAGTTCCATGTCAATTTCTCCAACAAGGTTACAAACCAAAATGTAATCATAAGTGTCCCGTTTTGCTAAACTGCCGGAAACATGTTCATAAGGAAGTGTGCTGTCCTTATGAACAAACTGCTCTTAAACGTGAAAGAGTTAAGAAGAAGGCTATTAGAAATAGAGTTCGTtcaaattttaataatgatgaagaattaatgaCGATGGAGCCAATACATATTTGCACACGTACATGTAATAGGTTGAAGCTGTGCGGAGAGCATTATTGTGAAGCTTTATGCCATAGTGGAACTTGTGGAGTATGCTTGGAGTCATCAAATGAGGATCTAGTTTGTCACTGTGGTAGAACTGTAATTCCTGCCCCAGTTCGATGCGGCACCAAAATAACTTGTCATTATCAATGTGTAAGAGAAAAAGAATGTGGACATAGCCCTGAGCCACATGAGTGTCATGATGATATTGTTGGCTGCCCAAAATGTACTAAATTAGTGTCGAAGGAATGTGAATGTGGTACGAAGAGTGATATTCCAAATATCTTGTGCTCTCAGAAAAACGTCTCTTGTGGTACAGTTTGTAAGGTTCTGAAGAATTGTGGTCATCCATGTATGAGGGTATGTTCTAGTGATTGTACAAAGAGAAATACGCATGCTTCATCAACGTTATGCCAATCAGCCTGCCGtaagagaagaaatatatgTCCTCATTATTGTCATTTAAAATGCCATTATAATAAAACTGGAAAATCGTCTAGATGCGATGCGACGGTTTGTTCTGATCCTGTTACAATATCATGCGCATGTGGACGCATAGTGAGATCAGTTCCATGTGGCAGTTCTTTGGACGAGGATACAAAAATAGGCACTATTTTAGAATGTGACGAAGAATGtgagaaaaagaagaaagatattgaattgaGAGAAGCATTGGATTTATCAGATGACGAGTTATCACTCTTGTCGGATATACCTTATCTggaaaatttaatgaacGTATATGAAAGACAAACAACTTGGTGTGCTCGCATCGAAAGTACCTTACGGGATTTTATCGTAGgttatcaaaataacaattctgaaattgaagGTGCACTAGCATTTGATAAAAGGTTACGCCAGTTTCCACCTATGACAACCCCTCAAAGAGCGTTTATAGAAGATCTAGCTTCTAGCTACAAATTATATACGGAGCAGCAGGATTCAGGATCAAACCAATCCATATTTGTTGTTATAACAGAATCAACCGAATTACCAGAACTCACGATAAGTAAGGCAGTTTTACATAAACAGGAAATTTTATTGGAGGCATCAAAAGCTGATAGATTAAAGCAAAAGGATATAGATGATGCTCTATTCAAtgctttaataattcaagatgtattttttggaattgttaaagatgaattagatAAGGAATTGAATAGCGTGGTTGATTCATTCAGGATAGAAGATCCTACTTTACAGTGGATGAAAGAATCAACATATGTATTTTATTCGAAAAGCAATTTCCAAACTATAGATATAAAGGGTGAAAATGAtttgtatttattgatgaagtcATTCCGCAAAGTTTTAAGAGAAAAATCTTTAGCTTTTGATTGTAAATTATGTTTACTTGATGACACAGCTAACTATATTCTAAAAATTGACGAAAAAAATTCACATGCGCCGAGAGTGGATGATGAATCCATTATATCAGAAATATCAATGAACGGCCAAAACAATcgatttaatttattaggTGAATCGGAACCTGAAGAATCTAAAGAAGCATAA
- a CDS encoding DEHA2C16830p (similar to uniprot|P38523 Saccharomyces cerevisiae YOR232w MGE1 Protein of the mitochondrial matrix involved in protein import into mitochondria), giving the protein MQRALLSSLRRSAGIRSGVNSMRVVRPTVLAPRMSMIRFASTEASKKEGKEDKAEAQGSQEPETAAETNKEAEGAKVEVSEIDELKAKLTKKDRELADMKNHYARAIADFRNLQESTKLEKQKARDFALQKFAKDLLESVDNFDLALNAVKEDTLKNNSEVKNLYDGVDMTRNVFEKTLARHGIEKVDPIGEQFDPNQHEATFEIAQPDKEPGTVFHVQQNGYTLNSRVLRPAKVGVVKDAEN; this is encoded by the coding sequence ATGCAAAGGGCTTTATTGAGTTCATTAAGAAGATCCGCAGGTATTCGCTCGGGTGTCAACTCGATGAGAGTTGTGAGACCAACAGTGCTCGCACCAAGAATGTCGATGATTCGTTTTGCTTCTACGGAAGCATCCAAGAAAGAAGGTAAGGAAGATAAAGCGGAAGCTCAGGGTTCTCAAGAGCCAGAAACAGCAGCTGAGACAAATAAGGAAGCCGAGGGTGCCAAGGTTGAAGTCAGCGAGATAGACGAATTGAAGGCTAAATTAACTAAGAAGGACAGAGAATTAGCAGACATGAAAAATCACTATGCAAGAGCCATTGCTGATTTCCGTAACTTACAAGAGTCCACTAAGCTTGAAAAACAAAAGGCCAGAGACTTTGCGTTACAAAAATTCGCTAAGGACTTGTTGGAATCTGTCGATAACTTCGACTTGGCCTTGAATGCAGTCAAAGAAGACACATTGAAGAACAACAGCGAGGTTAAGAACTTGTACGATGGTGTTGACATGACTAGAAATGTCTTTGAGAAGACTTTGGCTAGACACGGAATTGAAAAGGTTGACCCAATTGGCGAACAATTCGACCCAAATCAACATGAAGCTACATTCGAGATTGCCCAACCAGATAAAGAACCAGGCACTGTTTTCCACGTTCAACAAAATGGTTACACTTTGAACTCGAGAGTGTTGAGACCTGCAAAGGTTGGTGTTGTCAAGGACGCTGAaaactaa
- a CDS encoding DEHA2C16852p (similar to uniprot|P40495 Saccharomyces cerevisiae YIL094c LYS12 homo-isocitrate dehydrogenase) encodes MSSIIRRTFSTSTAALKSLKIGLIAGDGIGREVMPAGQAVLENLPSKHDLQFEFVNLDAGFEYFQKNGTALPQETVDILQKECDGALFGAVSSPTTKVEGYSSPIVALRKKMGLYANVRPVKSVEGNARSVDMVIVRENTEDLYIKEEKSYTKEDGTRVAEAIKRITETATSRIAKMAYDIALQRQAIRKANPGLKSLHEKPSVTVTHKSNVLSQSDGLFREVCRQVYDENADKYKDIAHKEQIVDSMVYRMFREPEIFDVVVAPNLYGDILSDGAAALVGSLGVVPSANVGDNFAIGEPCHGSAPDIQGKGISNPIATIRSTALMLEFMGYPEPAADIYAAVDANLTEDKIKTPDLGGSSSTQEVIDDIIRRF; translated from the coding sequence ATGTCCTCAATTATCCGTCGTACTTTCTCTACTTCTACCGCTGCTTTGAAATCCTTAAAAATTGGTTTAATTGCCGGTGATGGTATTGGTCGTGAAGTTATGCCAGCTGGTCAAGCTGTTTTGGAAAACTTACCATCTAAGCACGATTtacaatttgaatttgttaaCTTAGACGCTGGTTTTGAGTACTTCCAAAAGAACGGTACTGCCTTACCTCAAGAAACTGTTGACATTTTGCAAAAGGAATGTGACGGTGCTTTGTTCGGTGCAGTATCTTCCCCAACAACCAAGGTGGAAGGCTATTCTTCCCCAATTGTTGCCTTGAGAAAGAAGATGGGTTTATACGCTAACGTCCGTCCAGTTAAGTCTGTTGAAGGTAACGCTAGATCAGTCGATATGGTTATTGTCCGTGAAAACACCGAAGACTTATATATCAAGGAAGAAAAGTCGTACACTAAGGAAGATGGTACCAGGGTTGCCGAAGCCATCAAGAGAATCACTGAAACTGCCACCTCAAGAATTGCTAAGATGGCTTACGACATTGCATTGCAAAGACAAGCTATTAGAAAAGCAAACCCTGGCTTAAAATCCTTACACGAAAAGCCTTCGGTCACCGTTACCCACAAATCTAATGTCTTATCTCAATCTGATGGTTTATTCCGTGAAGTATGTCGTCAAGTTTACGATGAAAATGCTGATAAGTACAAGGATATTGCTCACAAGGaacaaattgttgattcCATGGTCTACCGTATGTTCAGAGAAccagaaatatttgatgttgttgttgctcCAAACTTGTATGGTGACATTTTAAGTGATGGTGCTGCCGCTTTAGTTGGTTCTTTAGGTGTCGTTCCATCTGCCAACGTCGGTGACAACTTCGCTATTGGTGAACCATGCCATGGTTCTGCTCCAGATATCCAAGGTAAGGGTATTTCTAACCCAATTGCTACCATCAGATCTACTGCTTTGATGTTAGAATTTATGGGCTACCCTGAACCAGCTGCTGATATCTACGCTGCCGTTGATGCTAACTTGACTGAAGATAAGATTAAGACTCCAGACTTAGGTGGTTCTTCTAGTACTCAAGAAGTTATCGACGATATTATCAGACGTTTTTAA